Proteins from a single region of Pongo pygmaeus isolate AG05252 chromosome 3, NHGRI_mPonPyg2-v2.0_pri, whole genome shotgun sequence:
- the MSANTD1 gene encoding myb/SANT-like DNA-binding domain-containing protein 1 has protein sequence MVRGAGPGASLSALSHPAGASSMAAAEVPGYLVSPQAEKHRRARNWTDAEMRGLMLVWEEFFDELKQTKRNAKVYEKMASKLFEMTGERRLGEEIKIKITNMTFQYRKLKCMTDSESAPPDWPYYLAIDGILAKVPESCDGKLPDSQPPGPSTSQTEASLSPPAKSTPLYFPYNQCSYEGRFEDDRSDSSSSLLSLKFRSEERPVKKRKVQSCHLQKKQLRLLEAMVEEQRRLSRAVEETCREVRRVLDQQHILQVQSLQLQERMMSLLERIITKSSV, from the exons ATGGTGCGTGGGGCCGGGCCGGGGGCCTCGCTGAGCGCGCTCTCCCACCCCGCAGGCGCCTCCAGCATGGCGGCGGCCGAGGTGCCCGGCTACCTCGTGTCTCCCCAGGCGGAGAAGCACCGGCGGGCCCGCAACTGGACGGACGCCGAGATGCGCGGCCTCATGCTGGTCTGGGAGGAGTTCTTCGACGAGCTCAAGCAGACCAAGCGCAACGCCAAGGTGTACGAGAAGATGGCCAGCAAGCTCTTCGAGATGACCGGCGAGCGCAGGCTGGGCGAGGAGATCAAGATCAAGATCACCAACATGACCTTCCAGTACAG GAAATTAAAATGCATGACAGATAGCGAGTCCGCCCCGCCCGACTGGCCCTATTACCTAGCCATTGATGGGATTCTGGCCAAGGTCCCCGAGTCCTGTGATGGCAAACTGCCGGACAGCCAGCCGCCGGGGCCCTCCACGTCCCAGACCGAGGCGTCCCTGTCGCCGCCCGCTAAGTCCACCCCTCTGTACTTCCCGTATAACCAGTGCTCCTACGAAGGCCGCTTCGAGGATGATCGCTCCGACAGCTCCTCCAGCTTACTGTCCCTTAAGTTCAG GTCGGAGGAGCGGCCAGTGAAGAAGCGCAAGGTGCAGAGCTGCCACCTGCAGAAGAAGCAGCTGCGGCTGCTGGAGGCCATGGTGGAGGAGCAGCGCCGGCTGAGCCGCGCTGTGGAGGAGACCTGCCGCGAGGTGCGCCGCGTGCTGGACCAGCAGCACATCCTGCAGGTGCAGAGCCTGCAGCTGCAGGAGCGCATGATGAGTCTGCTGGAGAGGATCATCACCAAGTCCAGCGTCTAG